A genomic stretch from Mycobacterium malmoense includes:
- the argF gene encoding ornithine carbamoyltransferase, whose translation MPRHFLRDDDLSPDEQADVLALAAELKKDPFSRRPLEGPRGVAVLFDKNSTRTRFSFELGIAQLGGHAVVVDARSTQLGRDETLQDTAHVLSRYVDAIVWRTFGQDRLDAMASTATVPVVNALSDEFHPCQVLADLQTVAERKGSLKGLRLAYFGDGANNMAHSLLLGGATAGIHVTVAAPDGFAPDPAVVAAARRRAEATGASVTVTADADAAAKGSDVVVTDTWTSMGQEDDGLDRVGPFRPFQVNERLVALADPEAVVLHCLPAHRGDEITDEVMDGPASAVWDEAENRLHAQKALLVWLLERSR comes from the coding sequence ATGCCTAGACACTTCCTGCGCGACGACGACCTGTCGCCCGACGAGCAGGCCGACGTGCTCGCGCTGGCCGCCGAACTGAAGAAGGACCCTTTCAGCCGTCGTCCCCTCGAGGGCCCGCGCGGCGTCGCGGTCCTCTTCGACAAGAACTCCACCCGCACCCGGTTCTCGTTCGAGCTGGGCATCGCGCAGCTGGGCGGGCACGCCGTCGTCGTCGACGCCCGCAGCACCCAGCTGGGCCGCGACGAGACCCTGCAGGACACCGCGCACGTGCTGTCCCGCTACGTCGACGCCATCGTCTGGCGGACCTTCGGGCAAGACCGGCTCGACGCGATGGCCTCGACCGCGACGGTGCCGGTGGTCAACGCGCTCTCCGACGAGTTCCACCCCTGCCAGGTGCTCGCCGACCTGCAGACCGTCGCCGAACGCAAGGGGTCACTAAAAGGGTTGCGGCTGGCCTACTTCGGCGACGGCGCCAACAACATGGCCCACTCGCTGCTGCTCGGCGGGGCCACCGCCGGCATCCACGTCACCGTCGCCGCCCCCGACGGCTTCGCGCCCGACCCGGCGGTGGTGGCCGCGGCCCGGCGGCGCGCCGAGGCCACCGGCGCCTCGGTCACCGTGACCGCCGACGCCGACGCGGCCGCGAAGGGCTCCGACGTCGTCGTCACCGACACCTGGACGTCGATGGGACAGGAAGACGACGGCCTGGACCGCGTCGGCCCGTTTCGCCCATTCCAGGTCAACGAGCGGCTCGTCGCGCTGGCCGACCCGGAAGCCGTTGTGCTGCACTGCCTTCCGGCCCACCGCGGGGACGAGATCACCGACGAGGTGATGGACGGGCCGGCCAGCGCGGTCTGGGACGAGGCCGAAAACCGGCTGCACGCCCAAAAGGCGCTGCTGGTGTGGCTGCTGGAGCGATCCCGATGA